Genomic DNA from Alkalihalobacterium alkalinitrilicum:
TCTTTAATGGATTATCTTTCCTCATAACTTATAACTTTCTATCAGCGTCACTATAAATCGGAATTCGAACAGTAAAAATTGACCCTACACCTTCTTCACTTTCAACTTGTATCGAACAATCGTGTATTAATAATATCTTCTTAACTATCGATAAACCAAGTCCATTCCCTTTTACCGAACTACTTCTAGCTTTATCCACTTTATAAAACCGTTCGAACAAATGTGGAATGGATTCTTCGGGAATTCCCTTACCTGTATCTTTTATACTCACAAAGACTTCATCTTTATTCCCTTGTAAACTAATATCAACTATTCCATTCTCATAAGAGTATCTAATGGCATTAGTTATTAGGTTTAACCATACTTGTTCAAATAAATCTTGGTCAGCATAAATTTCAAGTGACTTTAAGTCCAAATTAATCTGAATGTTTTTCATTTTCCACTGAGGTTCGGTAGCAAGCACTGTCCTTCTAATTTGTTCATCAAGTCGATATTTTGAAGGGTGATAAGGGTGGTGCTCTGAATCAAGTGACGCCAGCCTTAATATGTTTTCACTTAGTCTTGAAAGACGCTCCGTTTCTTGAAATATAATATCCAAATACTCTTTTTGGTGCTCCTTTGGAATAACATCGTCTTGTAGCGCTTTAGTAAATCCCTTAATTGAAGTTAATGGTGATTGAATTTCATGAGACACATTACTTACAAAATCTTCTCGCATTTTATCAATTTTTTCTAATTCCGAAGCCATATAATTAAAACTATTAATCAATTCTCCAACTTCATCTTTATTCTTACTTTTTAGCCGAACCGAAAAATTTCCAGTCGCCATTTGTTTCGCTGCATCGGTTAATTTTTTTATCGGGTTCACAATATGTGTAGAAGCTAAAAGAATTAAAACACTTCCAATAAACAGAACTAAAAAAAGCGTAAAGGCGATTATTCTTTTTAACGCTACAACCTCTTTTTCATAATTGATTTGAATAAAAAGCGCATACTCTCCATTCAGC
This window encodes:
- a CDS encoding sensor histidine kinase, whose protein sequence is MFKRNLYFRIVSTFISVVMLSLFISYLINSIFFHQELFIEEEVSKISTGVAELVELIDVEKVPDLMETLEGFNLEMMIVNEEAIVYSSFSKPPLAINSESIQTIINSPEITSTVLPYHKREATRIVGSPIQMLNGEYALFIQINYEKEVVALKRIIAFTLFLVLFIGSVLILLASTHIVNPIKKLTDAAKQMATGNFSVRLKSKNKDEVGELINSFNYMASELEKIDKMREDFVSNVSHEIQSPLTSIKGFTKALQDDVIPKEHQKEYLDIIFQETERLSRLSENILRLASLDSEHHPYHPSKYRLDEQIRRTVLATEPQWKMKNIQINLDLKSLEIYADQDLFEQVWLNLITNAIRYSYENGIVDISLQGNKDEVFVSIKDTGKGIPEESIPHLFERFYKVDKARSSSVKGNGLGLSIVKKILLIHDCSIQVESEEGVGSIFTVRIPIYSDADRKL